The proteins below are encoded in one region of Myxococcaceae bacterium JPH2:
- a CDS encoding tetratricopeptide repeat protein, which translates to MRRPILTALLCLAPWATLAQTQPPEASQGQQYLEGLGHTAEQEALLQEVSRAMRAYEEESRQFHHEVQLLVERKYEQKRGALVATYEKSLADLEAQERRERLDAIARFEEFLRRYPNEPRYTPDVMFRLAELYYERSSDTQLLAMRDYEERLKAMPEDSQVETPPEPDVDYGPSIALYRDLLKRFPDYRLNDGASYLLGYCLEKENQFEESRSAYQELIARYPKSRFATEAHVRIGEYWFDNYVDPDALPKAAEAYKAAVSDKDHPLYDKALYKLGWTYYRMDRFDEAVDAFLTLADFYEAQKQAQGDEAGGGDLREEALQYVAVSLADENWGGLAKAQALFAQRGPRPYEADIYRRLGNVYFDQTHHAAAIEAYQLVLSKDPMAKDAPQLQQRIVQAYERDRKLDESFAASEQLATRYQPGSEWYAKNKGDPEALSNANALAEKSLYSSAIYHHQQALVFKKEGRFDEAKAGFEVAARAYGAYLERFGHSKSAYEMRFYYADCLYYSFQFAPAAANYAQVRDSGMDEKYRKDAALSTVLAWQQQLAQEVKAGTTPDLKPLRSTERPAGETVKPLALSDTERKLVEASDKYVAMLPREEKAPGIAYKTAELYYSHNEFPEARRRFEDIVKQYPKHEVAKYSTNLIVETFLIDKDWRSVEEVSAKLASNTQVIDPSSELYKDLVKFKLAGRFKLADQLLAEGKNDEAAQKYIALVNEEPRHEFADKALNNAAVAYENTRRFDSALKLYERIYREYPKSTLADAALFRVAVNAENSYDFDKAVASYTKLVKDYPTSKDREAALFNSARLLEGQQRYPEAAAAFMRYADLFPTTEDAPKNQYRAALILEKQGDARGEVRALEEFVRKFSTKPGQVELVVDARRRMGDAWKKLGNEREAQREYGAAADEFDRRKLKPDEHPLAADAAAYGRFQQAEVEFQKFDKLRIGGKGKALERSFTSKRAAVKSVNDAYARVYPYKRLEWTLAALYRRGNALERFANTIVETPVPPDVKRLGDEAVVAYQDLLAQQTATLEDAAVESYAATLQEARKSRITNEWTRRTLEALNRFRPKEYPVLKEPKQALAAEAVYPDGLVGSVTGPVVRAPAPESPKLSGGGDK; encoded by the coding sequence ATGCGGCGCCCCATCCTCACCGCCCTGCTCTGCCTGGCCCCCTGGGCCACCCTGGCCCAGACACAACCTCCGGAGGCGTCCCAGGGACAGCAGTACCTGGAGGGACTCGGCCACACCGCCGAGCAGGAGGCGCTGCTCCAGGAAGTCAGCCGTGCGATGCGCGCGTACGAGGAGGAGTCGCGCCAGTTCCACCACGAAGTTCAGCTCCTGGTGGAGCGCAAGTACGAGCAGAAGCGCGGCGCGCTGGTGGCCACGTACGAGAAGTCGCTGGCCGACCTGGAAGCGCAGGAGCGCCGCGAGCGCCTGGACGCCATCGCGCGCTTCGAGGAGTTCCTCCGTCGCTACCCGAACGAGCCGCGCTACACGCCGGACGTGATGTTCCGGCTCGCGGAGCTCTACTACGAGCGCTCGTCGGACACGCAGCTGCTCGCCATGCGTGACTACGAGGAGCGGCTGAAGGCCATGCCCGAGGACTCGCAGGTGGAGACCCCACCCGAGCCCGATGTGGATTACGGCCCCTCCATCGCGCTCTACCGCGACCTGCTCAAGCGCTTCCCGGACTACCGGCTCAACGACGGCGCTTCGTACCTCCTGGGCTACTGCCTGGAGAAGGAGAACCAGTTCGAGGAGAGCCGCTCCGCGTACCAGGAACTCATCGCGCGCTACCCCAAGAGCCGCTTCGCGACCGAGGCGCACGTGCGCATCGGCGAGTACTGGTTCGACAACTACGTGGATCCGGACGCGCTGCCCAAGGCGGCGGAGGCCTACAAGGCCGCGGTGAGCGACAAGGACCACCCGCTCTACGACAAGGCGCTCTACAAGCTGGGCTGGACGTACTACCGCATGGACCGCTTCGACGAGGCGGTGGATGCGTTCCTCACGCTCGCGGACTTCTACGAGGCCCAGAAGCAGGCCCAGGGCGACGAAGCGGGCGGCGGCGACCTGCGCGAGGAAGCGCTCCAGTACGTGGCCGTCTCGCTGGCGGACGAGAACTGGGGAGGCCTTGCCAAGGCCCAGGCGTTGTTCGCGCAGCGCGGCCCTCGGCCTTACGAGGCGGACATCTACCGCCGCCTCGGCAACGTCTACTTCGACCAGACGCACCACGCGGCGGCCATCGAGGCGTACCAGCTCGTGTTGAGCAAGGACCCCATGGCGAAGGACGCGCCGCAGTTGCAGCAGCGGATCGTCCAGGCCTACGAGCGGGACCGGAAGCTCGACGAGTCGTTCGCCGCTTCGGAGCAGCTGGCCACGCGCTACCAGCCTGGCAGCGAGTGGTACGCCAAGAACAAGGGCGACCCGGAGGCGCTCTCCAACGCGAACGCGCTGGCGGAGAAGAGCCTGTACTCGTCCGCCATCTACCACCACCAGCAAGCGCTGGTGTTCAAGAAGGAGGGCCGCTTCGACGAGGCCAAGGCCGGCTTCGAGGTCGCGGCCCGCGCGTACGGCGCCTACCTGGAGCGCTTCGGGCACAGCAAGAGCGCGTACGAGATGCGCTTCTATTACGCGGACTGCCTCTACTACTCGTTCCAGTTCGCGCCGGCCGCGGCGAACTACGCCCAGGTTCGCGACTCGGGGATGGACGAGAAGTACCGCAAGGACGCGGCGCTCAGCACGGTGCTGGCGTGGCAGCAGCAGCTCGCGCAAGAGGTGAAGGCGGGCACCACGCCCGACCTCAAGCCGCTGCGCTCCACCGAGCGCCCCGCGGGTGAGACCGTCAAGCCTCTGGCGCTCTCGGACACCGAGCGCAAGCTGGTGGAGGCCTCGGACAAGTACGTGGCCATGCTGCCGCGCGAGGAGAAGGCCCCGGGCATCGCCTACAAGACGGCCGAGCTGTACTACTCGCACAACGAGTTCCCCGAGGCGCGCCGGCGCTTCGAGGACATCGTGAAGCAGTACCCGAAGCACGAGGTGGCCAAGTACTCCACCAACCTCATCGTCGAGACGTTCCTCATCGACAAGGATTGGCGCAGCGTGGAGGAGGTCAGCGCGAAGCTGGCCAGCAACACGCAGGTCATCGACCCGTCCAGCGAGCTCTACAAGGACCTCGTGAAGTTCAAGCTCGCCGGCCGCTTCAAGCTGGCGGATCAGCTCCTGGCCGAGGGCAAGAACGACGAGGCCGCGCAGAAGTACATCGCGCTGGTGAACGAGGAGCCTCGCCACGAGTTCGCCGACAAGGCGCTCAACAACGCAGCGGTCGCCTACGAGAACACGCGCCGCTTCGACTCGGCCCTGAAGCTGTACGAGCGCATCTACCGCGAGTACCCGAAGTCCACCCTGGCCGATGCGGCCCTCTTCCGCGTGGCCGTCAACGCGGAGAACTCGTACGACTTCGACAAGGCCGTGGCCAGCTACACGAAGCTGGTGAAGGACTACCCGACCTCCAAGGACCGCGAGGCGGCGCTGTTCAACTCCGCGCGCCTGCTCGAAGGCCAGCAGCGCTACCCCGAGGCCGCCGCGGCCTTCATGCGCTACGCGGACCTGTTCCCCACCACCGAGGACGCGCCGAAGAACCAGTACCGCGCGGCGCTCATCCTGGAGAAGCAGGGCGATGCTCGCGGCGAGGTGCGCGCGCTGGAGGAGTTCGTCCGCAAGTTCTCCACCAAGCCCGGTCAGGTGGAGCTGGTGGTGGACGCGCGCCGTCGCATGGGCGACGCCTGGAAGAAGCTCGGCAACGAGCGCGAGGCACAGCGTGAGTACGGCGCGGCGGCCGACGAGTTCGACCGGCGCAAGCTCAAGCCAGACGAGCACCCGCTCGCCGCGGACGCCGCCGCCTACGGCCGCTTCCAGCAGGCCGAGGTGGAGTTCCAGAAGTTCGACAAGCTGCGCATCGGCGGCAAGGGCAAGGCGCTGGAGCGCAGCTTCACCAGCAAGCGCGCGGCGGTGAAGTCCGTGAACGACGCCTACGCGCGCGTCTATCCCTACAAGCGCCTGGAGTGGACGCTGGCCGCGCTTTACCGCCGCGGCAACGCGCTGGAGCGCTTCGCCAACACCATCGTCGAGACGCCCGTGCCGCCCGACGTGAAGCGGCTCGGTGACGAGGCCGTGGTGGCCTATCAGGACCTGCTCGCCCAGCAGACCGCGACGTTGGAGGACGCGGCCGTGGAGAGCTACGCGGCCACGCTCCAGGAGGCGCGCAAGAGCCGCATCACCAACGAGTGGACGCGGCGCACGCTGGAGGCGCTCAACCGGTTCCGCCCCAAGGAGTACCCGGTGCTCAAGGAGCCCAAGCAGGCCCTGGCCGCCGAGGCCGTCTATCCGGACGGGTTGGTGGGCAGCGTGACGGGCCCTGTCGTGCGCGCGCCCGCGCCAGAGAGTCCGAAGCTGAGCGGCGGAGGGGACAAGTGA
- a CDS encoding tetratricopeptide repeat protein, protein MSAALAAVLGLVLGACASGPKNRPDAPVTAAASADGGVPVDAGVAQKPAAPPPAPAPTSGAQKDFQRAVEIARRGELTAAETALKALLDHEPKLDYAWTNLGIVQERQGRADEAERSYRKALALMPEQEAAWDCLARLYVRTNRAVKLEAELRDALKTREDSVALHTALAFVLLQEKKHETAANEAKRALKGDERHVRAMQVLAQVYYREGKFELARMVLENARAIDADDAATHNALGLVHLVLKARPQALESFKQASQLRPDFAEARNNYGAMLNEAQDYPAAVTELEAAVRAAPDFASARLNLGNAYRGQGDFARAQSEYEQVLKLQPSLVDPYFNLAILYLDLEPQGLDTLERYRKSIAYFEQYKSKGGGDDRVEQYLKDARKGIEKEERRRERERKDQLRKAADQEKADRQKAQADKQAAADKQAAAEKPAAPAPTPASPETKSPKPSHSKRSPAAGTAPRSPAPAAPASGKLATDGK, encoded by the coding sequence GTGAGCGCCGCCCTCGCGGCGGTGCTGGGCCTCGTGCTGGGCGCGTGCGCGTCCGGTCCCAAGAATCGCCCGGACGCGCCGGTGACGGCGGCGGCGAGTGCCGATGGCGGCGTTCCCGTGGACGCGGGCGTCGCGCAGAAGCCCGCCGCGCCTCCTCCGGCCCCTGCCCCCACCAGCGGCGCCCAGAAGGACTTCCAGCGCGCGGTGGAGATCGCCCGCCGCGGAGAGCTGACCGCGGCGGAGACCGCGCTCAAGGCCCTGCTCGACCACGAGCCGAAGCTCGACTACGCGTGGACCAACCTGGGCATCGTGCAGGAGCGACAGGGCCGCGCCGACGAGGCCGAGCGCTCGTATCGCAAGGCCCTGGCCTTGATGCCCGAGCAGGAGGCGGCGTGGGATTGCCTCGCCCGGCTCTACGTCCGCACGAACCGCGCGGTGAAGCTGGAGGCCGAGCTGCGCGATGCGCTGAAGACCCGCGAGGACTCGGTGGCGCTGCACACGGCGCTCGCCTTCGTGCTCCTGCAGGAGAAGAAGCACGAGACCGCCGCCAACGAAGCCAAGCGCGCCCTGAAGGGCGATGAGCGCCACGTGCGCGCCATGCAGGTGCTGGCGCAGGTGTACTACCGCGAGGGCAAGTTCGAGCTGGCGCGCATGGTGCTGGAGAACGCGCGCGCCATCGACGCGGACGACGCGGCCACCCACAACGCGCTCGGGCTGGTGCACCTGGTGCTCAAGGCGCGGCCCCAGGCCCTGGAGAGCTTCAAGCAGGCCTCCCAGCTGCGCCCCGACTTCGCCGAGGCGCGCAACAACTACGGGGCGATGCTCAACGAGGCCCAGGACTACCCGGCCGCCGTCACCGAGTTGGAGGCCGCCGTGCGCGCCGCGCCGGACTTCGCCTCCGCGCGCCTGAATCTGGGCAACGCGTACCGAGGCCAGGGGGACTTCGCCCGAGCGCAGTCCGAGTACGAGCAGGTGCTCAAGCTGCAGCCCAGCCTCGTGGACCCGTACTTCAACCTCGCCATCCTGTACCTGGACCTGGAGCCGCAGGGACTGGACACGCTGGAGCGATACCGGAAGTCCATCGCGTACTTCGAGCAGTACAAGTCCAAGGGCGGCGGCGACGACCGCGTGGAGCAGTACCTGAAGGACGCTCGCAAGGGCATCGAGAAGGAAGAGCGCCGCCGCGAGCGCGAGCGCAAGGACCAGCTCCGCAAGGCCGCGGACCAGGAGAAGGCGGACCGCCAGAAGGCCCAGGCGGACAAGCAGGCCGCGGCGGACAAGCAAGCTGCGGCGGAAAAGCCGGCAGCCCCCGCGCCCACCCCGGCCTCTCCGGAGACCAAGTCCCCGAAGCCGTCCCACTCGAAACGTTCACCCGCGGCGGGCACCGCCCCCCGGTCCCCTGCCCCCGCGGCACCGGCCTCGGGTAAGCTGGCGACTGACGGAAAATAG
- a CDS encoding AgmX/PglI C-terminal domain-containing protein gives MASSPQNKLLRVGVIQDGRIVEEHHVRRDTVTIGNDARNTIVLPAAEDRPSRFPLLENQNQQYQLVFDETMDGRVNLGSSDVDFHALRNQGLATRRGNLYVLPLQESARGKVELGDATVFFQFVSPPPEEARPTLPPDVKGSAWKTMDRLFFGILAASLLIHFTGAAVILATPPPEERELALDQLEDRFVRAIIPPAPPQPEKPAETGPAEAKEDAHKDEPKKDATAEKPAETRSPGDAAEHRKQVEQKVAGKGLLKILGSASSGGAGAFADVLGGSAGGGDVAQALAGAGGVGVATEASVGSVAQRGGGSGKVTSIGEVGTQGGGKVDLGAKQEAKVEGRVKDSAPEVDSSSVDRDALARYVKQRLKAIQNCYEKELKRNPSLKGKVVVRFSIKPSGRAGDIDVEENTLSNDAVGSCIRAVIRTWVFPFKPDDDVTVAYPFVFSPAG, from the coding sequence ATGGCCTCCTCTCCGCAGAACAAGCTGCTCCGCGTCGGCGTCATCCAGGATGGACGCATCGTCGAGGAGCACCACGTCCGGCGTGACACGGTCACCATCGGCAACGATGCGCGCAACACCATCGTCCTGCCCGCCGCGGAGGACCGGCCCTCGCGCTTCCCGCTGCTGGAGAACCAGAACCAGCAGTACCAGCTCGTCTTCGACGAGACGATGGACGGCCGCGTCAACCTGGGCTCCTCGGACGTGGACTTCCACGCCCTGCGCAACCAGGGCCTGGCCACCCGCCGCGGCAACCTCTACGTGCTGCCGCTCCAGGAGAGCGCGCGCGGCAAGGTGGAGCTGGGCGACGCCACCGTCTTCTTCCAGTTCGTCTCGCCGCCGCCCGAGGAAGCACGTCCCACGCTCCCGCCGGATGTGAAGGGCAGCGCCTGGAAGACGATGGATCGCCTGTTCTTCGGCATCCTGGCCGCCTCGCTCCTCATCCACTTCACTGGCGCCGCGGTCATCCTCGCGACGCCGCCTCCCGAGGAGCGCGAGCTGGCGTTGGATCAGCTCGAGGACCGCTTCGTGCGCGCCATCATCCCCCCGGCGCCGCCTCAGCCAGAGAAGCCCGCGGAGACCGGGCCGGCCGAGGCCAAGGAGGACGCGCACAAGGACGAGCCCAAGAAGGACGCCACGGCGGAGAAGCCCGCCGAGACGCGCTCGCCCGGAGACGCCGCGGAGCACCGCAAGCAGGTGGAGCAGAAGGTGGCCGGCAAGGGTCTGCTGAAGATTCTCGGCTCCGCGAGCAGCGGCGGCGCGGGCGCGTTCGCGGACGTGCTGGGCGGCAGCGCGGGCGGCGGAGACGTGGCGCAGGCGCTGGCGGGCGCGGGCGGCGTGGGCGTGGCCACCGAGGCCAGCGTGGGCAGCGTCGCCCAGCGCGGCGGCGGCTCCGGCAAGGTGACGAGCATCGGCGAGGTGGGCACGCAGGGCGGCGGCAAGGTGGACCTGGGCGCCAAGCAGGAGGCGAAGGTCGAGGGCCGCGTGAAGGACTCGGCGCCCGAGGTGGACAGCTCGAGCGTGGACCGCGACGCGCTGGCCCGCTACGTGAAGCAGCGCCTGAAGGCCATCCAGAACTGCTACGAGAAGGAGCTCAAGCGCAACCCGAGCCTCAAGGGCAAGGTGGTCGTGCGCTTCAGCATCAAGCCCTCCGGTCGCGCCGGCGACATCGATGTCGAAGAGAACACACTGAGCAACGACGCGGTGGGCAGCTGCATCCGCGCGGTCATCCGCACCTGGGTGTTTCCTTTCAAACCGGATGACGACGTGACTGTCGCCTATCCGTTCGTCTTCAGCCCGGCGGGTTAG
- a CDS encoding cyclic nucleotide-binding domain-containing protein, giving the protein MEKLSVIATSPLFEMLAPAELAHLAELARVHRYAPGDTVFEEGALGDSLFVIIHGEVEVVRRGARDAVHPLCVLGPTDFFGEMGLIDQEHRSATVRARSEAELLQLTAQDLRAFRRAHGDGFTYVVVNIARRLSARLREANARLVSRE; this is encoded by the coding sequence ATGGAGAAGCTGTCCGTCATCGCCACTTCACCCCTCTTCGAGATGCTCGCGCCCGCGGAGCTGGCCCACCTGGCCGAGCTCGCTCGGGTGCACCGCTACGCCCCCGGCGACACCGTCTTCGAGGAGGGCGCCCTGGGCGACAGCCTCTTCGTCATCATCCACGGCGAGGTGGAGGTGGTGCGGCGCGGGGCTCGGGACGCGGTGCATCCACTCTGCGTCCTGGGGCCCACGGACTTCTTCGGGGAGATGGGCCTCATCGACCAGGAGCACCGCTCCGCCACCGTGCGGGCGCGCAGCGAGGCGGAGCTGCTCCAGCTCACTGCGCAGGACCTGCGCGCCTTCCGCCGAGCCCACGGAGATGGCTTCACCTATGTCGTCGTGAACATCGCCCGCAGGCTGTCCGCGCGGCTGCGCGAGGCGAACGCTCGGCTGGTGTCTCGGGAATGA
- a CDS encoding polysaccharide biosynthesis/export family protein → MRTLRSLLALAVLGTASACHTAARPPVSPPPPPTEATHTAESGGTLGPGDVVEVRVFQEPDHSGTWRVSPEGTIDYPLCNKVPLEGRTSSGAADALQECLSHYLRHPQVSVLIREYNSRKVFVFGEVQKPGTFPVDGRMSIIQAITLAGGFTKLAAKNNTQVTRVVDGQERKIRVPVEDIGAGREKNFLLQPDDIVMVPESFF, encoded by the coding sequence ATGAGAACCCTCCGCTCCCTGCTGGCCCTCGCCGTCCTGGGCACCGCGTCCGCGTGCCACACTGCCGCGCGTCCCCCCGTGTCCCCCCCGCCGCCTCCGACCGAGGCCACGCACACCGCCGAGTCGGGCGGAACGCTCGGCCCGGGTGACGTGGTGGAGGTGCGCGTCTTCCAGGAGCCGGACCACTCCGGCACGTGGCGCGTGTCCCCCGAGGGCACCATCGACTACCCGCTGTGCAACAAGGTCCCCCTGGAGGGCCGCACGTCCAGCGGCGCCGCGGACGCGCTCCAGGAGTGCCTGTCGCACTACCTGCGGCACCCGCAGGTTTCGGTGCTCATTCGCGAGTACAACTCGCGGAAGGTCTTCGTCTTCGGCGAGGTGCAGAAGCCCGGCACGTTCCCCGTGGACGGGCGCATGTCCATCATCCAGGCCATCACCCTGGCCGGCGGCTTCACCAAGCTGGCGGCGAAGAACAACACACAGGTGACGCGGGTGGTGGACGGGCAGGAGCGGAAGATCCGCGTGCCGGTGGAGGACATCGGCGCCGGCCGGGAGAAGAACTTCCTCCTCCAGCCGGACGACATCGTCATGGTGCCGGAGAGCTTCTTCTAG
- a CDS encoding inositol monophosphatase, which produces MASETPSALRRTAEEGARLAGRVLAERFHGERSIEFKGGIDLVTDADRASEEVLLAFLRERHPHHAILAEESGATQGASGLRWLVDPLDGTTNYSHHVPHFCVSVAVEGPGGVIAGAVYDPMRDELFSAARGEGATLNGRPLRASATATLEHALLCTGFPYDVRERPHGPVGLFARFVIRAQGMRRTGSAALDLAYVAAGRFDGFFEFGLNPWDIAAGSLLVQEAGGVITHLSGAPFDVLRGDVMAGAPLLAPTLQAEARRFLDEVGWTPP; this is translated from the coding sequence ATGGCTTCGGAGACACCCTCGGCCCTGCGGCGAACGGCCGAGGAGGGCGCTCGGCTTGCTGGCCGCGTCCTCGCGGAGCGCTTCCATGGGGAGCGCTCCATCGAGTTCAAGGGCGGCATCGACCTGGTGACGGACGCGGACCGGGCCTCGGAGGAGGTGCTCCTGGCCTTCCTGCGCGAGCGTCATCCGCACCACGCCATCCTCGCGGAGGAGAGCGGCGCCACGCAGGGGGCCAGCGGCCTTCGCTGGCTGGTGGATCCGCTCGATGGCACCACGAACTACTCGCACCACGTGCCGCACTTCTGCGTGAGCGTGGCGGTGGAGGGGCCCGGCGGTGTCATCGCGGGCGCCGTCTATGACCCGATGCGAGACGAGTTGTTCTCCGCGGCCCGAGGCGAGGGCGCCACACTCAACGGCCGCCCGCTGCGAGCCAGCGCCACCGCGACGCTGGAGCACGCGCTGCTGTGCACGGGGTTCCCCTACGACGTGCGGGAGCGTCCGCACGGGCCGGTGGGTCTGTTCGCGCGCTTCGTGATTCGCGCGCAAGGAATGCGGCGCACCGGCAGCGCGGCGCTGGACCTGGCATACGTGGCGGCGGGGCGCTTTGACGGCTTCTTCGAGTTCGGCCTCAATCCGTGGGACATCGCGGCGGGCTCGCTGCTGGTGCAGGAGGCGGGCGGCGTCATCACCCACCTCAGCGGCGCCCCGTTCGACGTGCTCCGCGGCGACGTGATGGCTGGAGCGCCGCTGCTGGCTCCCACGCTTCAGGCCGAGGCGCGGCGCTTCCTTGACGAGGTCGGCTGGACGCCGCCCTAG
- a CDS encoding TlpA family protein disulfide reductase yields MRHVVSLLVGALMLGGCAAAPSMPPLTDRTQEAGQGSQGGAPLSFRVTRYPGGEPYDFASERGNVVLLDVWATWCEPCRDALPTYEALAREYGPKGLKVYALNVDEDPRAIAPFLQETKVTLPILQDANAQVAERTLKVRVMPTSFLIDRRGVVRHVREGFAEDFLQLYQTEIEELLAEPAKR; encoded by the coding sequence ATGCGGCACGTCGTGTCCCTGCTGGTGGGCGCCCTGATGCTCGGAGGCTGCGCCGCTGCTCCGTCCATGCCTCCGCTGACTGACCGCACGCAGGAGGCGGGGCAGGGCAGCCAGGGCGGCGCGCCCCTGTCGTTCCGCGTGACGCGCTACCCCGGCGGCGAGCCCTATGACTTCGCCAGCGAGCGGGGGAACGTGGTGCTGCTCGACGTCTGGGCCACCTGGTGCGAGCCGTGCCGGGACGCGCTCCCCACCTACGAGGCGCTCGCTCGCGAGTACGGCCCCAAGGGCCTCAAGGTGTACGCGCTCAACGTGGATGAGGACCCTCGCGCCATCGCTCCGTTCCTCCAGGAGACGAAGGTGACGCTGCCCATCCTCCAGGACGCCAACGCGCAGGTGGCCGAGCGCACGTTGAAGGTCCGGGTCATGCCCACCAGCTTCCTGATTGATCGTCGGGGCGTGGTCCGCCACGTCCGGGAGGGCTTCGCGGAGGACTTCCTCCAGCTCTACCAGACGGAAATCGAGGAGCTGCTCGCCGAGCCCGCGAAGCGGTGA
- the mpl gene encoding UDP-N-acetylmuramate:L-alanyl-gamma-D-glutamyl-meso-diaminopimelate ligase translates to MADDNGNVLDTLDPSSVRRVHLVGVAGTGMGSFGGMLKAAGYDVTGSDENVYPPMSDMLQAWGIPVLTPYRPENLDAARPDLVIIGNVIRRVNPEATAVRERGLRQMSFPAALGSLFLERAHSVVVAGTHGKTTTSSLMAHVLVEAGKDPSFLVGGVTQNYAGNYRVGKGPHFVVEGDEYDTAYWDKGSKFLHYRPRTAIVTSVEFDHADIFRDLPHYEATFEKFVRLVPRDGQLVVCAAYPNAVRIARGATAPVVTYVAKEGADADYTPRGVSFGPEGARFEVMERGQSLGVATLPMGGLHNVENALSVIAAARGLGLSFDEIRKGLATFAGVKRRQEVRAEVDGVLVVDDFAHHPTAVRETIFAVRHRYPERRLWAIFEPRSNTSRRNIHQEDYAHAFTGAARASLKVPERHDKVPVGEELDVPRLVNALSEQGIAADGATDVPTLVERVAREARPGDVLLVMSNGAFGGFIDKLLAALRARAGKES, encoded by the coding sequence ATGGCTGACGACAACGGCAACGTCCTCGATACCCTCGACCCCTCCAGCGTGCGTCGCGTCCACCTGGTGGGCGTGGCGGGCACCGGCATGGGCTCCTTCGGCGGCATGCTCAAGGCCGCGGGCTACGACGTCACGGGCAGCGACGAGAACGTCTACCCGCCCATGAGCGACATGCTCCAGGCGTGGGGCATCCCCGTCCTCACGCCGTACCGTCCGGAGAACCTGGACGCGGCTCGGCCCGACCTCGTCATCATCGGGAACGTCATCCGCCGGGTGAACCCCGAGGCCACCGCCGTGCGCGAGCGCGGTCTGCGCCAGATGAGCTTCCCCGCCGCGCTGGGCTCGCTGTTCCTCGAGCGTGCGCACTCGGTGGTCGTGGCCGGCACCCACGGCAAGACGACGACGTCCTCGCTCATGGCCCACGTGCTGGTGGAGGCGGGCAAGGACCCCTCCTTCCTCGTGGGTGGCGTCACGCAGAACTACGCGGGCAACTACCGCGTGGGCAAAGGTCCGCACTTCGTCGTCGAGGGCGACGAGTACGACACGGCCTACTGGGACAAGGGCTCCAAGTTCCTCCACTACCGCCCGCGCACGGCCATCGTCACGAGCGTGGAGTTCGACCACGCGGACATCTTCCGCGACCTGCCCCACTACGAGGCCACCTTCGAGAAGTTCGTGCGGCTCGTCCCGCGCGACGGACAGCTCGTCGTCTGCGCCGCGTATCCGAACGCGGTGCGCATCGCGCGCGGTGCCACGGCTCCCGTGGTGACGTACGTGGCGAAGGAGGGCGCGGACGCGGACTACACGCCGCGCGGTGTCTCGTTCGGGCCGGAGGGCGCGCGCTTCGAGGTGATGGAGCGCGGTCAGTCGCTCGGCGTGGCCACGCTGCCCATGGGCGGCCTGCACAACGTAGAGAACGCGCTCAGCGTCATCGCCGCCGCCCGCGGCCTGGGCCTGTCCTTCGATGAGATTCGCAAGGGGCTCGCCACCTTCGCCGGCGTGAAGCGCCGCCAAGAGGTGCGCGCCGAGGTGGACGGGGTGCTCGTGGTGGATGATTTCGCCCACCATCCAACCGCCGTGCGAGAGACCATCTTCGCCGTCCGCCACCGCTACCCGGAGCGACGGCTGTGGGCCATCTTCGAGCCCCGCTCGAACACCAGCCGCCGCAACATCCACCAGGAGGACTACGCGCACGCCTTCACCGGCGCCGCGCGCGCCAGCCTCAAGGTGCCCGAGCGCCACGACAAGGTGCCCGTGGGCGAGGAGCTGGATGTGCCTCGGCTCGTGAACGCGCTGTCGGAGCAGGGCATCGCCGCGGACGGCGCCACGGACGTGCCCACGTTGGTGGAACGGGTGGCCCGTGAGGCGCGTCCAGGTGACGTGCTCCTCGTGATGAGCAACGGAGCCTTCGGTGGCTTCATCGACAAGTTGCTGGCCGCGCTGCGCGCTCGCGCCGGAAAGGAGTCCTGA